A segment of the candidate division WOR-3 bacterium genome:
GGGCAACGGCAACTGAACAATCATGCCGTCCAGCACCGGGTCCTGATTCCACTTCTCTACCTGCCTGCGCAACACATCGAAGGAAACGTCCTCTCCGAACCGGCTGGTCTCGACTTCGATACCAACCTTGGCGCATGCTCTCTCCTTGTTCCTGACATAAGTCTGAGATGGCACGAACCCACCAGTTAAGATAATGCCCAATTTCGGTACGATCCCCTGGTCGCGCAGCCGCCTGATTCGCACTGCAAGTTCGGCACTCACTTGGACTGCTATTGCCTTGCCGTCAATAATTCTTGCCATCAGGGTTCCTGTTACGGTCTTGACACCGTATCAAGCCTCACTCGGCTCTGGTGGCAACCGCGTTCGCCCGATACTTCAACTCCGCAATGAAGGGCGCTACCCTGCGCCCAGATTACCTTCGATGACGTGGCGCACAGCGCAAAAGAGTTAGCCGTACCCAGAATCGCGGGCGCCAGCGGCCTAGTTGGAGCAGACTGAGTCACAGAACAGTATGTGCTGCTGCGTCCTCCTTTTGTTTTATTAGATTTTTGCACAAGAACTGTTTGACGTCAAGCGGTTTGTTTGACCCTATACCTACTTTGTCTACTTTGTCAGCCCTATCGCTCCAACTGGTCCGGAGCTTCATAGTTCGGAGCCTCCTTGGTAATGACCAAGCTGTGGGGATGGCTCTCTCTCAGACCGGCGCCAGTCACCCGGATGAACCTCGCCTCACGTCGGAACTCACCTAGGGTCCGACAGCCGCACAGTCCCATGCTCGCCCGGAGTCCGCCTTCAAGCTGAAACAGAACTTCCCGCACACTGCCGCGGTAAGGTACCCGGCCAACGATGCCTTCAGGGACAAGCTTCTTCGCCCCTTCCTGAAAGTAGCGGTCGGCCGAGCCCTCCTTCATCGCATCTAGCGAACCCATGCCCCGGTATACCTTATAGCGCCGGCCTTCGAGCAGAACCTGCTCTCCTGGGCTTTCGTCCGTACCAGCAAGCAGATTGCCCATCATGACCGTGCTTGCGCCACCGGCCAGTGCCTTCGCCACATCGCCCGAGAAGCGAATCCCGCCATCGGCAATTACCGGTACCCCGCGCCGACTGAGCACCCGGCAGCAGTCAAGAATCGCCGTGAACTGCGGCACGCCCGCACCGGCAATGACGCGGGTGGTGCAGGTCGAACCTGGCCCGATGCCAACCTTGACCCCAGTTGCGCCGGCCCGAACACATGCAAGCGCACCATCAGCCGTTGCGACGTTACCGACTACCAGTTCAAGACCTGGGTACTTGCGCCTAAGCCGGCGTGCGGTTGCTAGTACGCGCGTCGAATGGCCGTGTGCGGTGTCTATCACGACTGCGTCAACCTCGGCCCGTACGAGGGCATCGGCCCGTGCAAGCGCATCCTGTCCTGCGCCGACCGCCGCGGCAACCCTGAGCCGACGTCGGTCGTCCACGGTTGCATTGGGATACTCGACGCGTTTGATTATGTCCTTGGTTGTAATCAGCCCGCGTAGCCTGCCTCGACGGTCAACAATCGGCAGTTTCTCAATCCGGTGTCGGCGCAGGATTCTGCGCGCCTCTTCCAGACTGGTACCAACGGGTGCGGTGACAAGTCCCTCCTTGGTCATCACCTGCCCCACTCTGCGTCTGGGGTCATCCTCAAACAACAGGTCGCGCCGTGTCAGGATGCCGACCAGGCGACCACCCGGAGCCACAACCGGCAGTCCGGAGATACCATGCTGCTGCATCAGGTCCTTCGCCTCGGCAATCGTCCGGTCCGGCTCGATGGCGATAGGGTCCGCAACCATGCTTGACTCTACCCGCTTGACCCTGGCAACCATCTCAGCCTGACGTTCAACCGGCATATTCTTGTGAATTACTCCTATCCCTCCCTGACGAGCCATGGCAATCGCCATCTCGGTCTCGGTCACAGTATCCATCGCCGCACTTACAAACGGAAGCCGCAGAACAATGCCCTGCGTAAAACGTGTACTGATGTCAATCTCGGCCGGCAGAACGCGGGACTTCTGCGGCACAAGCAGCACATCATCGAATGTCAGCGCCTCCTTGATGCTCATGCTTGCCTCCATCCAGAATCAGCACAACCTCCGACCATGACTGACTGAACCTCAGGTGGAACGGTGTCTTGGATGTTTGATACCAGACACCCTGTCCGCTAGCCCCGTTTCAAACTCTGCTCTCAGGTCACTCGGAACTTCCTGGCTTGCGTCGATCTGCTGGCAGCGCTGTGCGCCGGTGGTTGGAATCGCTTCCATGACGGATTGTAGATACAAGACCGGGTCTGTCAAGAACCGCTGAAACTAAGGAGAAGCATTTAGGGAATCGAGTCTGACGCCAAGTACACTGCATACCGACGGACTGTAACCCTCAAACCGCCCGACCTGTTGACCGAGCCGGTCGAGAAGCACCACAGTTGGTAGCACCGTGACGCCGAACCGACGAGCGACACTCATGCCTGGACTAACTGCAACTTCAACTCGGTCCCGGTTCAATAGCTTTGCGGGTTCCGTGTCGCATGAGACAGCCACTACTCTTGCTCGACCACCAAACAATGACAACGCATCAAGCATCGGCACACACGGCGAAGCCCACGAGGCAAAGAATAGTAGTAGAACTGGCTTGTCAGGCCGGGATGGAAACTCCAGATTCGTCCCGTCCGGTCGCCTAAGCTCCGAACTCCAGTCCCATGCCGAACTCGATCCGGAACCGCAGCCGCAAAACACCACAGCCGCGAACCATGCACTGGCCGACCAAAGTCTGAGCGCCGAACCCAGCATCATGTTGTGTGAACCAAATGTAGTTTAGAACTTCTCCCTGAGGGTCTTTAGGTACGACAGCTCGACTTTGAGATTCTCGGACTGTTCACCTGGTGGCTCTTTCTTTAGGAGTTCCTGATATAGCTTCTCGGCCCGGTCCAAAGCACCCCCACTGACGAATGATCGACCTGCCGCCATAGCTGCCTCCAGTGCCAAGGGCGACTTCGGATACCGGCGATACACTGATTCGTACCGTTCGGCCGCCTTCAAGGGGTTACCGAGTTCGGATTCGCAGTCCGCGATGCCAGCAAGTGCCGCCGGACTCAGTACCGGATTGTCCCTAGACTTGGCAAGAAACTGTTCAAACTCCCGCTTCGCTTCCTCATACTGTTGGGACTCAAAGTAGATCTGGCCGAGATAATAGTGCGCTTTGACGCCGACGTAGTCTCGGCTGAACCGACTTGC
Coding sequences within it:
- a CDS encoding tetratricopeptide repeat protein produces the protein MRFKGKHRVTKQDLKEDKFQVFVEKVTAAYYRDRQRFWVVAGVVVVVIVGAIVMLQNRGKGDNSEAQLRFTEALGIYSQNQLQEAEEAFKSVASRFSRDYVGVKAHYYLGQIYFESQQYEEAKREFEQFLAKSRDNPVLSPAALAGIADCESELGNPLKAAERYESVYRRYPKSPLALEAAMAAGRSFVSGGALDRAEKLYQELLKKEPPGEQSENLKVELSYLKTLREKF
- the guaB gene encoding IMP dehydrogenase, with translation MSIKEALTFDDVLLVPQKSRVLPAEIDISTRFTQGIVLRLPFVSAAMDTVTETEMAIAMARQGGIGVIHKNMPVERQAEMVARVKRVESSMVADPIAIEPDRTIAEAKDLMQQHGISGLPVVAPGGRLVGILTRRDLLFEDDPRRRVGQVMTKEGLVTAPVGTSLEEARRILRRHRIEKLPIVDRRGRLRGLITTKDIIKRVEYPNATVDDRRRLRVAAAVGAGQDALARADALVRAEVDAVVIDTAHGHSTRVLATARRLRRKYPGLELVVGNVATADGALACVRAGATGVKVGIGPGSTCTTRVIAGAGVPQFTAILDCCRVLSRRGVPVIADGGIRFSGDVAKALAGGASTVMMGNLLAGTDESPGEQVLLEGRRYKVYRGMGSLDAMKEGSADRYFQEGAKKLVPEGIVGRVPYRGSVREVLFQLEGGLRASMGLCGCRTLGEFRREARFIRVTGAGLRESHPHSLVITKEAPNYEAPDQLER
- a CDS encoding TlpA disulfide reductase family protein; its protein translation is MFCGCGSGSSSAWDWSSELRRPDGTNLEFPSRPDKPVLLLFFASWASPCVPMLDALSLFGGRARVVAVSCDTEPAKLLNRDRVEVAVSPGMSVARRFGVTVLPTVVLLDRLGQQVGRFEGYSPSVCSVLGVRLDSLNASP